Within the Bradyrhizobium cosmicum genome, the region CCGAAATCCATATCGTGACCTATGCGGCAACGCAGGCGGTCCGCTTCGGGCGATATCGCGAGGCGCTTGGCTATCTCGGCATGGTCGGGCGTCGCTCGCTCAAGGCGATCCCGCGATCGGCGGCCAAGGTCGCTCTTTCCTATTTTGGAATCTAGGGGCTGACGCCTCAGGGAACGATCTTCGAGGCCTCATAGGGCGTCGGATCGTAACCGAATGCCGCGAGAGCAGAACCGACGGCCACCAGTATCGGGTGCATCGCAACGACCCCTTTCGATGACGTCATCAGGCGAGCCGAGCGCATCAACGAAAGCGGCAGCCGTCCCAAGGTCATCGCAAACAAGCGCGCCCGCGCGCCCGCGCTACGCGCGGCCTTGGACCGCACACGATAGTTGATCACCCCGATGCGGAGGCTCCGTTTGGCGATCCAGCCGAGGCTGGTGCGGTTCTGCGGCACGGTCTCGGTGATGACGGCTTCCGCGGTCCAGTGGAAGGTCATGCCGGCATTGCGGCCGCGATAGAAGAAATCGCAATCTCCGCCGCCAAGGAAATTGAAGCGCAGATCGAAAGCCGGACTGCCGAGCCTCTCGAACGCCGCGCGCGTGATCAGGCAGTTGCCGCAGCCATAGATCAGCGGCACCGCACCGGTGTATTCGTAAGTGGGGCAGAACGCGGGATGACGCGCGAGCCAGGGTTGGCTGTCGTCGTCGAACACCGGCAGCACCGGTCCGCCGACCACGTCGGCACCGGTCGCCTCCGCTGTACGGATCATCAGTTCGAGCCAATCGGGCGAAGCGATCTCGTCGTCGTCGATCATCAGGAAGCGGGTCGCAGCGGGAAATACCGCCTGCGCCGTCTCGAACGCGGCGTTGATCGCCTGGCAATTGCCCTGCCGCTTCTCGACCAGGCAGAGGCCCTGCAGCTTGCCCGCGGCGAGATATTCCGCAGCGACCGGCGCACTCGCGCGCCCTGCCGCATCGTTCTCGACCATCACGACCGCAAAGGAGCGCGAGGTGCGCTGACCGACCAGCGAATCCAGCGTCAGCCGCAGATGGTCGGGGCGGCGAAAGCAGGGAATGCAGACGACGATGCCGACCGAGAGATCAATGACGTGCGAACTCGCCGCGATCTCCCGGTTCGAGTCGCGCACGGCATCCAAGATCCGGCTGGCGGACAAATCTGTCGGGATCAGCGTCATGGCCTTCTAGATGGCTGAGACATATTGAAAAAGCCTTGCGCCATTGTCCCAGGGCGACACGTCGGCGCGGGACAGATCCGCCGCAAAATGAACGGTCTGGCTCGGCGCCCAGCACTGCACCGTGACACTAATGCCCTCGTTAGCACGCATCCGCTCATGCGCTTAACCCTTTCGCGCGTCTTCGCTGCGAGTTCCAGCACGCGTGGTACTGCAATTTGCGGTCCATCACCCACCAACGACGCAACATGGGCAATACCTTGGTTAACGCATGTTCGAATGAACCCAGCCTTCACCGGGTATTTACGCGCGGATGCGAGGCTCGGCAGGACATGAGGGGCGCGGGGCGCCGCAAGGATCAGGAACGAACGTGGTGCGCAAGATCGAGAATCCGGTGCTGCGGGCCGGTGCGCTCCTGCTGTTCGCCTGCCGGCGCGCCTGGCTGACAATGCGGTACGGGCGCCGACTCCAGCTCGGGCCCGGGATCGTGTTCAAGGGTCGGCTCGCGCTCGGTCGCGGAGTCCGCGTGTCGATCGGTGCGAACTGCCGGATCGGCAAGCGCGTGCTCATCACCGGGCGTGGCCAGGTCACGATCGGTCACGACACTTTTCTCAACGGCTGCTGGATCGGCTGCGACCAGAAGGTCGACATCGGGTCGTTCTGCCTGATCAGCGACTGCGACGTCGTCGACACGGACTTTCACAACCTTCCCCCGCGACTTCGGCACGAGCCTGCGGTTGCCCGGGCCATCGCACCGGTGCACATCGGGGACAACGTGTGGGTGGGCGCGCGCTCGATCGTGCTCAAGGGCGTGACGATCGGCGATCATTCCGTCGTGGGTGCCGGCACAGTGGTGCGTGAGAACGTCGCCCCGCGCGTGGTCGTCGCCGGGAATCCGGCGGCTGTCGTCAAACAGTTCCGCGACGACGAATAGGCCGGCACGAACGCGGGCTCTGCGCACGAGAGCGGCCGGATCGACCCAGATTCCAATCGCACGTTAAGGCCCATTTTACTTCGTCGCGGAATCCTCCACCCGGGATTGCCGCGATGCGCTTCAAGATCCCCTAGATGTGCTGCGATGTCCGAGCAGGCGCACCGCTTGGCATGCATGGGTAACGAAGCGTTAAGCACTGAGGGGCGCGGTGACACCAAAGC harbors:
- a CDS encoding glycosyltransferase family 2 protein, coding for MTLIPTDLSASRILDAVRDSNREIAASSHVIDLSVGIVVCIPCFRRPDHLRLTLDSLVGQRTSRSFAVVMVENDAAGRASAPVAAEYLAAGKLQGLCLVEKRQGNCQAINAAFETAQAVFPAATRFLMIDDDEIASPDWLELMIRTAEATGADVVGGPVLPVFDDDSQPWLARHPAFCPTYEYTGAVPLIYGCGNCLITRAAFERLGSPAFDLRFNFLGGGDCDFFYRGRNAGMTFHWTAEAVITETVPQNRTSLGWIAKRSLRIGVINYRVRSKAARSAGARARLFAMTLGRLPLSLMRSARLMTSSKGVVAMHPILVAVGSALAAFGYDPTPYEASKIVP
- a CDS encoding acyltransferase, whose product is MVRKIENPVLRAGALLLFACRRAWLTMRYGRRLQLGPGIVFKGRLALGRGVRVSIGANCRIGKRVLITGRGQVTIGHDTFLNGCWIGCDQKVDIGSFCLISDCDVVDTDFHNLPPRLRHEPAVARAIAPVHIGDNVWVGARSIVLKGVTIGDHSVVGAGTVVRENVAPRVVVAGNPAAVVKQFRDDE